The Mesorhizobium sp. AR02 genomic interval GTAGGAGAAATCCTCGCCGCCCATCACCGGCTGGATGCCGCGGTGGACTTGGGCGTCGCCGGCGACATTGGCCGCGACGTCGCTGGCAAACACCGTCTCTTCGGCGTGATTGAAGGTCACGGGGTAATTTGCCTGGTAGTCGACCTCGATCTTGGCGCCGAAAGCGGTCGCCAGGCCGTCGCAGATGGTGCGGATGCGCTCTTCGGATTTCTTGGCGATCTCCTTGCGCAAGGTGCGCACGGTGCCGGCGATCTCGGCCGATTCGGGAATGATGTTATAGGCATCACCGGCATGGAATTTGGTCACCGAGACAACCACGGCCTCGACCGGATCGGTGCTGCGCGAGGCGATCGTCTGCAGCGCGCCGACCAGCTGGCTGGTGATGACGATCGGATCGATCGTGCCGTGCGGCATCGCGGCATGGCCGCCCCGGCCTTTCACGGTGATGGTGAATTCGGCCGTCGCCGCCATGATCGGGCCCGGACGGATGGCGAACTGGCCGACAGGCAGGCCCGGCATGTTGTGCATGCCGAACACTTTTGCGATGTCGAAGCGCTCCATCATGCCGTCCTTGACCATCTCGTTGCCGCCGCCGCCGCCTTCCTCGGCCGGCTGGAAGATCACCGCCACGGAGCCGGCGAAGTTGCGCGTTTCAGCGAGGTATTTCGCAGCACCCAAAAGCATCGCCGTGTGGCCATCATGGCCGCAGGCGTGCATCTTGCCGGGAACGGTCGACGCATAGGGCTTGCCTGATATCTCGTTGAGCGGCAGCGCGTCCATGTCGGCGCGCAGGCCGATGGTGGCGCCTTCGCCCTGGCGGCCGCGGATGATGCCGACGACGCCGGTCTTGCCGAGACCGGTGACCACATCGTCACAACCGAACTCTTTCAGCTTTTCGGTGACGAAAGCCGCCGTCTTGAAGACGTCGAAGTTCAGTTCCGGTGTCTGGTGCAGATGCCGGCGCCAGCCGGCGACTTCGTCCTGCATTTCAGCGGCGCGGTTCAGGATTGGCATGATGGTTCCATTTCGTCGTTGGAGCAGCCGGCTTCAGCCTGGTGTTGTGCAATTGTGCCTTGGGTTTTGCAATTGTGCCCTGGGTTTTGCAATTGTGCCCGGGGTTTTGCAATTGTGATTGTCAGGCACTTTGCCATGTTGGCGTCACATAGGGTAAATAGCACCGCACCGATGCGGTCCGTTTTTGAGGGTCGGACTCATTATGCTGGCGGTCACGTAACGAAATCTTACGGAGCCAGGGGCAATCAGGGCAAGAGGCGATTTCGGATTCGATCATGCGGCACAGGCATTTCCTCAAACTATTCTCGGCTGGCGCAATCATGCTGTCGGTCCTGGCCGGGCCGGCGCTGGCCAATCCGGTGGTTGTCTTCGACCTGAAGAACGGCCAGATCCTGCAGCATCAGGATGCCTTCAAGCGCTGGTATCCGGCGTCGCTCAGCAAGCTGATGACCGCCTATGTGACCTTCCGGGCGATCGCGGCCGGCGAAGTCCAGCTCGATTCGCCGATCAAGGTGACCAAACACTCCGCCGGCGAGCCGCCGAGCAAGATGGGTTTCAAGCCCGGCTCGGTGATGCGGCTCGACAATGCGCTGAAGATGATGCTGGTCAAATCGGCCAATGACATCGCCATGGCGGTCGGCGAGAATGTCGGCGGCTCGCAAGCCGCCTTCGCCGAAAGGATGAACGCCGAGGCGGCCCGGCTCGGCATGAACGGCACCCATTTCGTCAACCCGAACGGCCTCTACTCGCCCGACCAGTACACGACGGCGCGCGACCTTTCGGTCCTGGTGATGGCGATCCGCCGCGAGTTCCCGCAATATGCGCCGTGGTTCTCGATCGAAGGTCTTGCGGTCGGCAAGAAGGCCATCCCGAATTACAATCTCCTGATCGGCCGCTATCCCGGCGCCGATGGCATGAAGACGGGCTTCGTCTGCCCTTCCGGCTTCAACATGATCGGCTCGGCGACGCGCAATGGCCGCACGCTGGTGGCGGTCGTGCTTGGCGAGAAGTCGGCGGTCAGCCGTGCCGAGGCCGCGGCAAAACTGCTCGACCAGGGGTTTGATACGCCCGCCGCCGGCTCGGCCACCGTCACGACGCTGGCTCCGTACGGCGACACGGTCTCGCCCAACGACATGCATGACGAGGTCTGCAAGAAGAAGACGCCGGAGGAGCAGTCCGAGGCGCCGCCGGCCACTGCGGCCAAGGACGTGCCGAAATCGCCCTATCAGGAGAAGCTCGACCATGTGCCGACGCTGGTTGCCGTCGGCCTCGGCGGCGCTACCGGTCCGGCGCCGAAGGCGATGCTCGACCAGGGCGGCCAGGAATATGCCGACGTACCGATCCCGAGCTGGCGACCCGACAAGCCGGTACCGGCCGGCACGGGTCCGAAAGTGGTAGGTACGGCCGCGCAAGGCGACCAGCCGGCCAAGGTCGCGAACTAGAGCATGATCCCGAACCGAAGGTCCGCGTCAGCGAAACTTGGAGTCCGGTTTTCTCGGACGAACGGTTCCATTCGTCCAGAGATCATGCTCAAACAAAGAGACAACCGATGAGCGGCTTTCCTATCCCCGTCTCGGTGCTGACCGGCTTCCTCGGCGCCGGCAAGACGACATTGCTCAACCGGCTCCTGAAGGACCCGGCGCTGGCCGACACGGCGGTGATTATCAACGAGTTCGGCGAGGTGGCGATCGACCATCTGCTGGTCGAGCAGGCTTCCGACGGCATCATCCAGCTTTCGGATGGCTGCCTGTGCTGCACCGTGCGCGGTGAACTGGTCGACACGCTGGCCGACCTGGTCGACCGGCTGCAGACCGGCCGTATCGCCCGGCTTGCCCGCGTCATCGTCGAGACCACGGGGCTTGCCGACCCGGCGCCAGTGCTGCAGTCGATCATGGCGCATCCAGCACTTGTCCAGGCTTTTCGGCTCGACGGTGTCATCACGCTGGTCGACGCGGTCAATGGCAATGCCACGCTCGATGCCCATGTCGAAGCGGTCAAGCAGGTCGCCGTCGCCGACCGCATCGTGCTGAGCAAGGCCGATCTGGTGACCGATCCCGGCGATCTCGACACGCTGCGGACGCGCCTGCGGCAGATCAATCCCGGCGCCGAACTGCTCGATGCCGGTGACTCAGAGACGGGCGTAGCGGCGCTGTTTGATTGCGGCCTCTACAATCCCGCCACCAAATCCGCCGATGTGCGGCGCTGGCTCGGCGAGGAGGCGGCGCATGATCACGACCATCATCATGACGGTCATGACCACGGGCATAGCCATGACCACGATCACAGTCATGATCATGGCCATCGCCACGATCAGCGCGTGCGCTCCTATTCGCTGGTCCATGACGGCCCGGTGCCGTTTTCAGCGATAGAAATGTTCCTCGACCTGCTGCGTTCGACGCATGGCGAGAAGCTGCTGCGCATGAAGGGCGTGATCGAACTCAGGGAAGATCCGTCACGGCCGCTGGTCATCCACGGTGTGCAGAAGATCCTGCATCCGCCGGCAAGGCTGCCGGCCTGGCCGGACGGCCAGCGCGGCACGCGGCTGGTGCTGATCACGCTCGACATGCCGGAAGACTATGTGCGCCGGCTGTTCGCCGCCTTCACCAACCGGCCGTCGATCGACACGCCCGACCGCGCGGCGCTGGAAAACAACCCGCTGGCGATTGCCGGGCGGTAGCACCTACGATCGCTGCTCGCCGCGCTCGACCAGAAAGCGATGGCCGCCTGAGATCGCCGCTGTTTCAATCAGCTGATGGCCGGCGTCCGAGCAAAAGGCGGGAATATCGATGACGGCGAGCGGGTCGGTGGTTTCGAGCCACAGCCGGCTGCCCGGCTCCATTCCGGCCAGGCGCTTTTTCGCCTTGAGCACGGGAAGCGGGCAGTTCAGGCCCTTGAGGTCATAGATAGTGGCATCCGCGGCCAAGACCAGGCTCAGCCGCCGAACATGCCGAGCAGCTTGTTCTTCAGCTTTGCCACCGTGCCTTCGCCGGCGTCGGCGGCTTGCGTCTCGGCTGCCGGCGCGGCCTCGGTGGGGGCTGCGATGGTGGCGGTGGCGACTGGGGCTTCCTTGGCAGCCTTGGCCGCTTCCTTTTCGGCGAGCGCCTGCGCCTTGGCGGCTTCCTTGGCCTGCTTTGCGGCCTCTATGGCGGCCAGCCTCTGCTCCTCGGCCTTCTGCTTGGCGGCCTTCTCGGCGTCGAGTGCAGCCATCTTGCGGCCGGCCGGCGAATCGATGCGGCCCATGCGCGCCGTCTCGGTCACTGTGCCGTCGTTGTTGAGCGACGGCGGATCGATCGGCACGCGCTCGCCGCGCGCCCGGCGCTTCGACCAGTCGGAGACGATGCTGGCTTCCTTGATGCCGGCGATGGTCGGCTTGGGCGGCGGCACGCTGGCCTTGAGCGCGCCGTTAAACGCCGCGTCGTAGGTGCTCTGGTAAGTGTTGTAGGCGCTCTTCAGCGAATCCGGTTGCGTGGTCGCCGGGCACGGTCCGGTCGGATCGAATGTCTGGCCGTCGGCGGCGACCTGGTTGAAGACATAGCGCTTTTCGCAGACATCGACCTTCGGCGGCACCTTGGTGACCTCGAAATTGTCGTAGCCGACCTTCAGCATCTTCCAGAATTCATAATTCGGATCGTTGCGATAACGCGCCATGTTGGCGGCGGTCATGCGGAACGGAAAGGCCTCGACCTGGAACTCGGTCTGCCCGCCCTGGAAGGCATCGCGGCCGAAGGCATAGATCTGTTCGATCTGCGCGTCGGTCATCGAATAGCAGCCCGACGACGAACAGGCGCCGTGCACCATCAGATTCTGGCCGGTGCGGCCATTGGCGCGGTCATAGGCGTTGGGGAAGCCGATGTTGAAGGACAGATGGTAGTTCGAGCGCGGATTCATCTGCGCCGGACGCACAGTGTAGAAGCCTTCGGGCGCCTGGCGGTCGCCTTCGGTGTATTTGGGGCCTAGCTTGCCCGACCATTTGCAGATGTCGTAGCTCGCCACCATGTCGTAGCGGCCATTGGTCTTGGCCTTCCAGATCTCGAGCTTGCCCTCTTCCTTGAAGATGCGCGCCATCACCGAGGAGGTGCGCACCATGCCCTTGGCCTTCATGTCGGCAAGGATCTTGTCCGGCAGCGGCTTGTTGGCCTCCGGGGCAAAGTCCTTCATCGACGAATCATTGCAGCCGACAATGGCTATCGAGGTGACGAGGACTCCGGTGCGGGCAAGCTTGGCAAACATGGATACGGCTATGTCTTTTCCCTCGGGCCAATGGCTTCGAAACGGCCGAGCCCATATGCTGAACACCGACGGACCGTAAGCCCGTTAACCTTGAAAATTCCTTACCGCAAGCTTCGACCAACCCCTCACGGCAATTTCATTGACCCGAATGCGGCGGCATTTTTGTGGCGAAATTGCTCATTGCCGCCACATTGCCTTGGGCGCAGGGCTCCCGATGGCCTAGTTCCGCCGTCCGAAAGGCGTCAGAGGCTGCGGCCCATCGCCAGATATTTCTCGCGGCGCTGTTCGCGGAAGTCGGTGTTGGCGCCGTAAAATTCCTTCATCGTCTTGGCAATGAGGTCGCCGGTCGCGGCAATCACCGTTTCGGGCGCGCGCTGGGCGCCGCCCATCGGCTCGGGGATGATGGCGTCGATGATCTTCAGTTCCAGAAGGTCCTGCGCGGTGATCTTCATGTTGGTCGCCGCGTCCTTGGAGCGCGTCGTGTCGCGCCACAGGATCGAGGCGGCACCCTCAGGCGAAATCACCGAATAGATGGCGTGTTCGAGCATGTAGACGCGGTTGGCGGTGGCGATCGCGATGGCGCCGCCCGAACCGCCTTCGCCGATGACCACCGAAATCGACGGCACTTTCAGGCCAAGGCAGGCCGAGGTCGAGCGGGCAATGGCTTCGGCCTGGCCGCGCTCCTCGGCGCCGACGCCGGGATAGGCGCCCGCCGTGTCGACCAGCGTCAACAGTGGAATCTTGAAGCGGTCGGCCAGCTCCATCAGCCGCACCGCCTTGCGGTAGCCCTCGGGGCGCACGGAACCGAAATTGTGCTTCAGGCGGCTGGTCGTGTCCGAGCCCTTTTCCTGACCGATGATCGCGATAGGCTCGCCACGGAAGCGGGCGAAACCACCGACGATCGCCTGGTCTTCGCCGAAATTGCGATCGCCGGCCAACGGCGTGAAATCGCTGAACAGGCCCTTGATGTAGTCGACGCAGTGCGGCCTGTCGGAGTGGCGGGCCACCTGCACCTTCTGCCAGGGCGTCAGCGCCTTGTAGAGTTCGCGCAGCGCGTCGCGGGAACGCTTCTCTAGCCTGGTGATCTCATCGGCGACATCAACCGCCTCGCCGTTCTCGGCAAGCTTCTTGAGCTCGAGGATCTTGAGCTCAAGATCCTGCACCGGCTTTTCGAAATCGAGGTAGTTGTACATGCTTGAGCGGACCGATACGTCGGAAGGCAAGGACTGCGGAACCGTTGAAACCAAGGCTCCGGGCGGTGAAATGTCGTCCTCACATAGCGATATGAGGCCTAGTCGGCAAGCGGATGATGATCGTTGACCAGCCGCACCAGCCGCTCCTCCAGCACATGGGTGTAAATCTGTGTCGTCGATATGTCGGCATGGCCAAGCAGCTGTTGCACGGCCCTGAGATCGGCGCCGTTCTGCAGGAGATGGCTGGCGAAAGCATGGCGCAGCACATGCGGCGATATCTTCGCCGAGGCGATGCCGGCCCGCGCCGCCAGCCCTTTCAGGTCGCGGGCAAAGACCTGGCGCGAGAGATAGCCGCTGTCGGATGCTGCGGGAAACAGGAACGGGCTTTCGGCGAAGGTGGGCACCCCGGCCCGGGCGGCAAGCCAGGCGCGCATTGCCGTGCGCGCCTTGACCGACAGCGGCACCATGCGCTCCTTGTCGCCCTTGCCGCGCACCATGAAGAAACGGTCGTCACGCTGCGCCACCGTCACCGGCAGGCCGACCAGTTCGGACACGCGCAGGCCGGTGGCGTAGAGCACCTCGACCAGAGCATGCAGGCGAAGGGCGGCCAGCCTGTCGCTGTAGCCGAGCCCGGCGTCGCCGGCTTCCTGTGCGGCGCGGTCGATCAGCCGGCCGGTGTCGGCCTCGCTCATCGTCTTGGGCAATGGACGGCCCTTTTTCGGGCTGTCCAGCGTGCCTGTCGGGTCGTCCGCGCGCAGGCCCTCTGCGTAAAGGAACTTGAAGAACTGGCGGATCGCCGACAGTTTGCGCGCCTGCGAAGTCGGCGCGAAGCCGCGCGCGGCGATGTCATCGAGATAGGCGCGGATATCGGCGGCGGCGGCACCGGCAAGCCCGCCATCGATCTCGCTCGAAGCGTCTTCGAGGTCGCGGCGGTAGGAGGACAGCGTGTTTTCGGCAGCGCCGCGTTCGGCGCTCATCATTTCCAGAAAGGCCTCGATGCGGGCGGCGCTGTTCATTTCCTGCTGGTCAGTTTTTCTTCGGGATTTAGTTCTTCTTGGGATTCAGCTTTTCCGGCGGGATACGCACGCTCATCTCTGCTTTTTTCGGCTCGACGAACATCACCAGCGCGAACATCGTACCATAGGCAATGCCGGCCAGAATCGCGAGGGTCACGACAAAGCGAAACAGTGTCGGCATCAATTTTCGCCCGTCTTCTTGTTCTGCGTTTCCAAACCCTGTGCCCTTATGGGACGCCAATCCGGCCAATTCAAGGAAGAAGCGGAGGCCTGTTAGCAACTTCTGATGCAGTCATCCCTTGGCCGATATAGGCTTGCCCGTGCTCGGCACGCTTGACGCAAACCGGCTTTTCATGTCGATACGCCGGCAAAGAGGGCCCAAGAAACAGCTGATGACCGCGCACCAAAATCCTCCGGGCGAGACCCACGCCGCGCTACTTGGCCGGCTGGGCAGCCGGTCCGTCGTCTTTGTCGGCCTGATGGGCGCCGGCAAGACGGCGATCGGCCGCAAGGTGGCGGCCATGCTTTCGCTGCCTTTCATCGACAGCGACCAGGAGATCGAGAGCGTCTCGCGCATGACCGTTCCGGAGCTGTTCGAGCGCTATGGCGAGACGGAGTTCAGGGCGCTGGAGCAGCGCGTCATCCTTCGCGTGCTGGAGAACGGCCCACAAGTTCTGTCGACCGGTGGCGGCGCCTTCATGAACGCTCAGACGCGCGAGGCCATCGCCGCGCATGGCGTGTCGGTGTGGCTGAAGGCCGAACTCGACCTGCTGATGGAACGCGTTTCCAAGAAGCAGAACCGGCCGCTGTTGAAGAGTGCCGATCCCCGTGCCGTGCTGGAGCGGCTGATGGGTGAGCGCTATCCGGTCTACGCGACATCAGATGTCACCGTGCCGACCCGCGACGACCGCAAGGAAGTCATCGCCGCCGAGGTGCTGGGAGCACTGTGCCGGCATTTCGGCATCGATGAAATCGCAGTGACGGGAGAGATCGAATCGTGAGCGCGGATCAGCCAGTCACCGTCGAAGTCGGGCTTGGCGACCGTGCCTACGACATATTGATCGGCTCCGGCCTTTTGTCGCGCGCCGGCACCGAGATTTCGCGCCGCCTGCCGGGCACGCGCGCTGCTGTCGTCACCGACCAGAATGTCGCCGCCGCGCATCTCGATACGCTGAAGGCCGGGCTTGAGAAGGGTGGCATCCAGCCCACCGTCATCACACTGCCGCCGGGCGAGAAGACCAAGAGCTTCGCCCATCTCGAAGAGGTGGTCGATGGCGTTCTGGCAGCCAGGCTGGAGCGCGGCGACGTCGTCATCGCGCTGGGCGGCGGCGTCATCGGCGATCTCACCGGTTTTGCCGCCGGCATCGTGCGGCGCGGCATGAATTTCGTGCAGATCCCGACTTCGCTGCTGGCGCAAGTCGATTCCTCCGTCGGCGGCAAGACCGGCATCAACAGCCCGCGCGGCAAGAACCTTGTCGGCGTCTTCCTGCAGCCCAAGCTGGTGCTGGCCGACACCGAAGTGCTCGACACGCTGCCGATCCGCGAATTCCGCGCCGGCTATGCCGAACTCGCCAAATACGGGCTGATCGACCGGCCGGAATTTTTCGCCTGGCTGGAAGCGAACTGGGAAAAAGTGTTCGCCGGCGGGCCGGAGCGGGGAGAGGCCATTGCCGAAGCCTGCCGCGCCAAGGCCGATGTGGTCGCGCGCGACGAGTTCGAGACCGGTGACCGCGCGCTGCTCAACCTTGGCCACACATTCGGCCACGCGCTCGAAGCCGCCACGCAATATGACGGAACCCGGCTCGTCCATGGCGAGGGGGTGGCCATCGGCATGGCGCTGGCGCATCGGTTCTCCTCGCGACTCAACCTCGCCAGTCCTGACGATGCGGCGCGCGTCGAGACGCATCTGCGCGCCGTCGGCCTGCCGTGGCGGATGGCCGACATTCCAGGCGATCTGCCCGATGCCGAGGCGCTGCTTTCATTCATCACCCAGGACAAGAAGGTGTCACGCGGTGCGCTGACCTTCATCCTGACGCGCGGCATCGGCCAGGCTTTTATCGCCAAGGACGTGCCGGCTTCGGAAGTGCTGTCGTTCCTGAGGGAAAACCATCCAGCCAGCCGGAAAGCCGGCTGAGATGGACAACGAGACGGGCTGGGTCATCGTCGCCGTCCTTGCCATCCTCATCCTGCTGGTCGTTGCCGTGCGCACGCGCCTGCTTGCCATGTTCGGCTACGAGCTGTCGCGCATCGAACCGCAGCGCTCGAGCCAGGACGAATTGCGCGGCGCGGTCGACGATTTCCGCCGTGACGGCCAGGTGGTGCGCGAGGACCGCGACCGCATTGGCGGCCTGTTCGACCTCGAAGAGCTCGAAGTCTCCGATATCATGGTCCACCGCACCAATATGCGCTCGGTCAATGCCGACAATGCGCCGGAAGCGGTGGTGCGCGAGATCCTGCAGAGCCCACACACCCGCATGCCGCTGTGGAAGGGCTCGCTCGACAACATCGTCGGCGTGCTGCACGCCAAGGATCTGCTGCGTGCGCTGAACGAAGTCGGCAACGACTTTTCCAAGATCGACGTGATGAAGATCGCCTCGAAACCCTGGTTCGTGCCCGATACCACGACCTTGCAGGAACAGCTCAACGCCTTCCTGCGCCGCAAGGCGCATTTCGCGGTCGTCGTCGACGAGTATGGCGAGGTCGAAGGGCTGGTGACACTGGAGGACATTATCGAGGAGATCGTCGGCGAAATCGCCGACGAGCACGACGTCGACATCCAGGGCGTCAAGCAGGAAGCCGACGGCTCCGTCGTCGTCGACGGCAATGTGCCGATCCGCGACCTGAACCGGGCGCTCGACTGGAACCTGCCGGACGAGGAAGCGACCACCATCGCCGGCCTCGTCATCCACGAGGCGCAGTCGATCCCCGATGAGAAGCAGGCCTTCACCTTCCACGGCAAGCGCTTCATCGTTATGAAGCGCGACAAGAACCGCATTGCCCGGTTGAGGATCAGGCCGGCCGGCGACGCTTAGAGCAGTTCACCGTTTCACGGAAACGGCGAACCGCTCTAACTCTTTGTTTTGACGCAATTCCCAAGGGAAAGCGCTATGCGCTTTTCCCGGGAAAACCGTTTCACACTTTTCCTGGAATTGTTCTAAAGCCCTTGTTTTTATGCCTGTCGTTTGTCCCGCCGCTGCGCACTTTTTGGGCGACATGCGTCAGGCCGAGAGCCGTGAGGACCAGCGCCTCATTCTGCGATCTGGCTCGTCGAGCGTTCGTGGATCGTCAGGCCCGTCTCAGCGTCGACAGCCGCCAAACTGACCTCATAACCCCAAAGCCTCCGGATGTGACGAAGCGTGGCGTCACGGCTGGCATCCTCGAGAAGGATGCCGTGATTCACCTTGTGCTGCAGTCGCAAATGCCGGTCGCCGAGCAGATCGACATCCACCACCTGAATGTCCGGTCGGTTCGCGCCGACGTCGTAGCTGTGAGCGAGCGCGGCGCGGATCTTTTCATAGCCGCGCTCATTGTGGATCGAGGCAACCTGAAAATGCGGTTGGTCGGCAACGTCGCCGAGCACAAAAAACCGCCACTTCCGGATCAAGGCCGGGCTGAGGTATTGGCGGATGAAGGACTCGTCGCGGTGCTCTGCCCATGCGTCGAGCAGGACCTCGCGCCAGTTTCCGCGGCCGGCTATGTTGGGAAACCAGTCCCGATCCTCGGCCGTCGGCTCGGTCGAGATGCGCTGGATGTCCTGCATCATGTACGAGGCCGAGAGCGTAGGGGTTGATGCCGGAAAAGCGCGGATCGTCGAACGCCGGCTGGAAGATCACGTTGGAATGATTGCGCAGGATTTCGAGCATGGCGCCCTCGCTGATCCGGCCGCGGTCGAACAGCATGTTCATCAACGTATAGTGCACGAAGGTGGCGCAGCCCTCGTTCATCACCTGTGTTTGCCGTTGCGGATAAAAATATTGTGCTATGACACGAACGATCCTGATGATTTCACGCTGCCAGGGCTCCAGGATCGGGCTGTTCTTTTCCAGGAAATAGAGCAGGTTTTCCTCGGGCAGGTTGAGCGATTTCTTCCACTCCGGGTCTTGGGCCTTGTCGTTGACCCTTTGCTGTGAAGGCGGCAGCGTGCGCCACAAATCGTTGTAGGAGCGCTCTTCGTATTCGAGACGCTCGCGAAGCCCTTCGCGCTGGCGTTCCGACGACAGCTTCGGTGGCCGGCGATAGCGGAACACGCCCTGTTCCATCAGCGCGTGGGTGGAATCGAGAACAGCCTCGACGGCAGCGCGGCCGTGCCGCTCCTCGCAACGAGCAATGTAGCTCTTGGCGAAGTCCAGGTAGCCGAGGATCGCCCCAGCGTCCGTCCACTGCTTGAACAAATGATTGTTCTTGAAGAAATGGTTATGCCCGAGCGCAGCATGGGCCGTCACCAAGGCCTGCAGGGCCATGGTGTTTTCCTCCATCAGATAGACGATGCAGGGATTGGAATTGATGACCAGTTCATAGGCAAGCCCGCGCCCGCCTTTGCGATAGAGCAGGTCCTGGTAGAGGAAGTGTTTGCCGAAAGACCAGTGATGGTACATCAGTGGCATACCGACTGACGAGTAAGCGTCGAGCATCTGTTGGGAGGAGATGATCTCCATCTGCACGGGATAGGTATCGAGATGAAGCTCTTCGACCGCGATTGCCTCGATCGCGTCATAGGTCCGCGACAATTTCGTAAAATCCCAGTCGGATCCGGAAAAAAGCAGATCGGATTTACCGGCTTGTCTGGCCATCGGCCCCTCTCACGCTCTCTTAAGGACAGCAGGCTGTCTGCCGAAGAGCTGGCGAAAGACCGGGTAGATATCGGCGGGCGTGGCGATGCGGCTCATCTGGAAGTTCGACCATTTCAGGTCGATCGCGCTATAGGCACGCCATAAAGATGTCCCGTTTTCGGTCGTGCCGAAGATGTGGGCTTCGCGCTTGTCGATGATCTCGACGTAGGCAAAATACTGGCACAGCCGCATGAGCTTGCCGTCGAGCAGGGCTATGCAGCGCTCGGAATCGGTGACGGAATTGTCTCCGTCAGAGGCCTGGGCGGCATAGATGTTCCACTCGCTGGGCGGATATCGCTGCCTGATGATGCGATGCATTTCCTCGAGCGCGGTGGAAACGATGGTACCGCCGCTTTGCGTGCAATTGAAGAACGTCTCCTCGTCAACCTCCTGCGCCTCGTGGGTATGGCGGATGAAGACGATCTCGATGCGGTCATAGCGCCGTTTCAAGAACAGGTGCAGCAGCACGAAGAAGCGCTTGGCCAGATCCTTTTCGCGCTCGCCCATGGACCCGGACACATCCATCAGACAGAACATGACGGCATTGGCGTTCGGCACAGGCTGGGGATCGAAGCGGTTGAATCGGATGTCGACAGGATCGACAAAGGCAATTCGCCTGCGCCGCCGCTCCAACCGGTCAAGCTCCTGCCGCAATGCCGCAATGCGCTGGCGCGCCGCTGCGCTGGATGGCACCACCTCAAGCATGGCAATTTCCTCGAGGATCGCGTCCAACTCCTCCTGCTTAGGGCGCCTCAGCGCGATGCGCCGGCCGTGGCTGTTACGCATCGTGCGCCCAACATTGATGTTGGTCGGTGAACCGGTGGCGGCGAAGCCAGCCCGGCGCGGCTTGAAGGCAAGGATTTCCTTGAGGTTGAGCTTGACCATATCCGGGAGTTCGAGATCCTCGAAAAAAAGATCGAGCACCTCTTCGCGTGACAGCACGAAACGAAAGTCGTCTTCAGACGCCGTGTTTCCCGGGGATGACGCCCCAGCGCCGACGCCCTTGCCGGGCTTGGGGATCAGGTCTCCAGGGGAGAAATGCCTATTGCCCGGCAGGATGTGCTGGCGCATGCCGCCGTTCCTGGCGTTGTTGAAGGTCGGCTCGCCCGTGCCTCTTTCGGGCATGGGCACGGCGTGCTCGGCATCCACGTCTGCGATCCTGCCGATGCGGATCTGATCGCGAA includes:
- a CDS encoding shikimate kinase — encoded protein: MTAHQNPPGETHAALLGRLGSRSVVFVGLMGAGKTAIGRKVAAMLSLPFIDSDQEIESVSRMTVPELFERYGETEFRALEQRVILRVLENGPQVLSTGGGAFMNAQTREAIAAHGVSVWLKAELDLLMERVSKKQNRPLLKSADPRAVLERLMGERYPVYATSDVTVPTRDDRKEVIAAEVLGALCRHFGIDEIAVTGEIES
- a CDS encoding HlyC/CorC family transporter, giving the protein MDNETGWVIVAVLAILILLVVAVRTRLLAMFGYELSRIEPQRSSQDELRGAVDDFRRDGQVVREDRDRIGGLFDLEELEVSDIMVHRTNMRSVNADNAPEAVVREILQSPHTRMPLWKGSLDNIVGVLHAKDLLRALNEVGNDFSKIDVMKIASKPWFVPDTTTLQEQLNAFLRRKAHFAVVVDEYGEVEGLVTLEDIIEEIVGEIADEHDVDIQGVKQEADGSVVVDGNVPIRDLNRALDWNLPDEEATTIAGLVIHEAQSIPDEKQAFTFHGKRFIVMKRDKNRIARLRIRPAGDA
- the aroB gene encoding 3-dehydroquinate synthase, translated to MSADQPVTVEVGLGDRAYDILIGSGLLSRAGTEISRRLPGTRAAVVTDQNVAAAHLDTLKAGLEKGGIQPTVITLPPGEKTKSFAHLEEVVDGVLAARLERGDVVIALGGGVIGDLTGFAAGIVRRGMNFVQIPTSLLAQVDSSVGGKTGINSPRGKNLVGVFLQPKLVLADTEVLDTLPIREFRAGYAELAKYGLIDRPEFFAWLEANWEKVFAGGPERGEAIAEACRAKADVVARDEFETGDRALLNLGHTFGHALEAATQYDGTRLVHGEGVAIGMALAHRFSSRLNLASPDDAARVETHLRAVGLPWRMADIPGDLPDAEALLSFITQDKKVSRGALTFILTRGIGQAFIAKDVPASEVLSFLRENHPASRKAG
- a CDS encoding site-specific tyrosine recombinase XerD, with protein sequence MNSAARIEAFLEMMSAERGAAENTLSSYRRDLEDASSEIDGGLAGAAAADIRAYLDDIAARGFAPTSQARKLSAIRQFFKFLYAEGLRADDPTGTLDSPKKGRPLPKTMSEADTGRLIDRAAQEAGDAGLGYSDRLAALRLHALVEVLYATGLRVSELVGLPVTVAQRDDRFFMVRGKGDKERMVPLSVKARTAMRAWLAARAGVPTFAESPFLFPAASDSGYLSRQVFARDLKGLAARAGIASAKISPHVLRHAFASHLLQNGADLRAVQQLLGHADISTTQIYTHVLEERLVRLVNDHHPLAD
- a CDS encoding YeaH/YhbH family protein; translation: MPIFIDRRLNPKDKSLGNRQRFLRRAREELKRSIRDQIRIGRIADVDAEHAVPMPERGTGEPTFNNARNGGMRQHILPGNRHFSPGDLIPKPGKGVGAGASSPGNTASEDDFRFVLSREEVLDLFFEDLELPDMVKLNLKEILAFKPRRAGFAATGSPTNINVGRTMRNSHGRRIALRRPKQEELDAILEEIAMLEVVPSSAAARQRIAALRQELDRLERRRRRIAFVDPVDIRFNRFDPQPVPNANAVMFCLMDVSGSMGEREKDLAKRFFVLLHLFLKRRYDRIEIVFIRHTHEAQEVDEETFFNCTQSGGTIVSTALEEMHRIIRQRYPPSEWNIYAAQASDGDNSVTDSERCIALLDGKLMRLCQYFAYVEIIDKREAHIFGTTENGTSLWRAYSAIDLKWSNFQMSRIATPADIYPVFRQLFGRQPAVLKRA